In Ictalurus punctatus breed USDA103 chromosome 3, Coco_2.0, whole genome shotgun sequence, the following are encoded in one genomic region:
- the LOC128628731 gene encoding uncharacterized protein LOC128628731, translating into MIDMAQKRLKCSSDMEIKKKRTENSPLSHDFFYDGNQSFSNDSHTPLNPYLTEAINRLNESLIPSHQVVSERPNQSPNHVVSNTTVTPNDIFSELNQCLLELHNNLNEHGHSVQINPDLIDAVNQLNENLRSSEQNNTQNENPRRISSQTVSSTPVTSHDIFFELNQCLLELQNNLIEQRESLQINPCLIDVVNQINENMSLPPVQNIVSTPENAQEPSPLSSHDMIHELNQSLMRINDGLLNLIENPDNIAQNSENDNERNRPMENIQSPNTQDSQMENTHSPDTQDSQMENSPDIQVEQEGDGLDPNIRIINRERFNNTEIRRRVNFSSIANVDSFADFYNYVLEILNSAIEIANNLISAKDVVTVEIRGDTINVSSRVQLDNGVIDLGSFLTMLENAIQSKREIFTDNTLEIVVQIVRPPRGGGIRRKIGHIFKTETLQKKMQHLYIFHNRDNMCFALCVSQLLNREKNDFETEQIARKLQHDVGLSVNTAVSFADVPRFERHLNCKIVIVHCSASKAGYSFFQTSKTPHEKTIYLFLHDNHYYGVKSINGLLGTSHVCHFCHSGFDVLWKHKCAYSCNVCHDPDCYKHPKNVTKCPECQRLCSSQYCFERHKAKIQSHKGEYSMCETGFYCGKCKRVIRDKPSNRENHVCAHSKCILCGQKLDEDIEHRCFIQRVRKESENTDYVFYDFETRQETGTHVANFICCIDFKGEEWVAEGDDCVSAFFKKFRCNAYHGYKFIAHNARGFDSYLLLNHLVKEGITPEIIAQGGKILCFIDTAFRQSYIDSLSFLPMKLSSIPKAMGFSESKKGYFPHFWNTVEHQDYVGPYPDPKFYGVDGMMPKDREEFFKWYRTVSDKVFDFKKEMAEYCVNDVEILRKGCIAFRQEILDSTKVDPFKCITIASVCMKIFRTNFLRKDTLAIPPLDNYITTQKSFSTPSIQWLEYVSKTQNLPIRHALNEGEVRFGNYYVDGYCEEGENCKVFEFLGCFYHGCEKCFPSMTPHPLTKSNATFGDIRQKSMERIKNLQDTLNLQVTLMWEHEWNEMKIEMNEVRRSNKRVKPALCSSTR; encoded by the coding sequence atgatagatatggcgcagaaacgactgaaatgcagttcggatatggagattaaaaaaaagagaaccgaaaattctccattatcgcatgatttcttttatgacggaaaccagagtttttcaaatgattcgcacacacccctgaacccatatttaactgaagcgatcaacAGGCTGAACGAAAGTTTAATACCGTCACACCAAGTCGttagtgagagacctaatcagagtccaaatCACGTCGTATCAAACACAACGGTAACGCCgaatgatatattttctgaattaaatcaatgtctgttagagttacataataacctaaatgaacacggtcattcagtacaaataaaccctgatctaatcgatgcagtcaatcagttgaatgaaaatttaagatcgtcagaacagaacaatactcaaaatgaaaaccccagaCGAATTTCCAGTCAAACTGTATCAAGTACGCCGGTCACGTCGCACGACATatttttcgaattaaatcaatgtctgttagagttacaaaataacctaatcgaacaaagagaatctttgcagataaatccatgtttaatagacgtggtgaatcaaatcaatgaaaatatgtcattacctcccgttcagaatatcgtctcgactccagaaaacgctcaggaacctagtccgttatcttctcatgatatgatacacgaacttaatcaaagtcttatgaggataaatgacgGTCTTCTTAACTTAATCGAAAACCCTgacaatattgcacaaaattcgGAAAACGATAATGAACGCAACCGACCAATGGAAAACATACAATCACctaatacccaagattctcaaatggaaaacacacattcgcccgatacccaagattctcagATGGAAAACTCGCCCGATATCCAAGTAGAGCAAGagggtgatggattagatcctaatattagaataattaatcgggaaagattcaacaacactgagattaggagaagagtgaatttttcttctatcgcgaacgttgacagctttgcagatttttataattatgttttagagattttaaacagcgcgattgaaatcgctaacaatttaatttctgccaaggatgtagtcaccgttgaaattagaggtgatacgatcaatgtttcatcacgcgttcaattagacaatggtgtcatcgatttaggttcttttctgaccatgctcgaaaatgcaattcagagtaaacgtgaaatttttaccgataatacccttgaaatagtcGTCCAAATCGTTCGACCACCTCGGGGTGGTGgaattagaaggaaaataggccatatattcaaaacagaaaccctgcagaagaaaatgcagcatctatacatttttcacaacagagacaacatgtgcttcgccttgtgtgttagccaacttttgaatcgtgaaaaaaatgattttgaaaccgaacaaatcgctagaaaattacaacacgatGTGGGATTATCCGTAAACACCGCTGTCAGCTTCGCTGACGTACCgagatttgagagacatttgaattgcaaaatcgtaatcgtacactgttctgctagcaaagccggatactctttctttcaaactagcaagactccccacgaaaaaaccatttacttgtttttacatgacaaccactattacggggttaaaagtatcaacggacttttaggaacgagtcatgtttgtcatttctgccattcggggtttgacgttttatggaagcataaatgcgcttatagctgcaacgtttgtcacgaccccgattgttacaaacaccctaagaatgttactaaatgtccagagtgtcagagactgtgtaGCTCCCAATACTGTTTCGAgaggcataaagcaaagattcaatcgcacaaaggcgaatattctatgtgtgaaacgggattctactgcggtaaatgtaaacgtgtgataAGGGATAAACCTTCTAATCGAGAGAATCACGTATGTGCCCATTCgaaatgcatactctgtggccaaaaactcgatgaggatatcgagcatagatgttttatacagagggtcaggaaagaaagcgaaaatacggattatgtgttttacgatttcgagactaggcaggaaacaggaacacatgtagctaatttcatatgctgtattgattttaagggtgaggagtgggtggctgaaggggatgattgcgtcagtgccttctttaaaaagtttcggTGTAATGCATACCACGGATACAAGTTTATAGCCCATAACGCTAGAGGGTtcgattcataccttttgttaaaccatttagtgaaagaaggaatcacacccgaaatcatagcacaaggcggtaaaattttgtgtttcatcgataccgcgtttcgtcagtcctacattgatagtctatcgttcttacccatgaaattgagtagcatcccaaaagcgatgggtttttcggaaagcaagaaaggctattttccccatttctggaacaccgtagaacatcaggattacgtggggccgtatcctgaccctaagttttacggtgtagatggcatgatgcctaaggatagagaagaattctttaagtggtacagaacggtttctgacaaagtctttgatttcaagaaagagatggcggaatactgtgtgaacgatgtagaaattttgagaaagggttgtatagctttcagacaagaaattctggatagtacaaaggtcgatccttttaaatgcataacgatcgcatcagtgtgcatgaaaatctttagaaccaacttcctgcgtaaagacactttagctattccgcctcttgataattacatcaccactcagaaatctttctcaacaccttccatacaatggctcgaatatgtttcaaaaacgcaaaacctacccattcgccacgcgttgaacgaaggtgaagtcaggttcggtaactattacgtagatggttactgtgaggaaggggaaaactgtaaggtttttgagtttcttgggtgtttttatcacggctgtgaaaagtgttttccctcaatgaccccgcatcctcttactaaatcaaacgcaaccttcggagatatccgtcaaaaatcgatggagagaattaagaatttgcaagacactctcaatttgcaagtcactctgatgtgggaacacgagtggaatgaaatgaagattGAAATGAATGAAGTACGGCGGTCGAACAAACGCGTTAAACCtgcattatgtagctcaacccggtga
- the LOC128632725 gene encoding ninein-like protein produces the protein MQERMDDMEVKLKAVRLMLQEKVNQLKEQLSENVKSDLLIKDLYVENAELMKALQITEQRQKSAEKKSFLLEEKVTALNKLLHKIVPASLSA, from the exons ATGCAGGAGCGGATGGACGACATGGAAGTGAAGCTAAAGGCGGTACGTCTGATGCTGCAGGAGAAGGTTAACCAGCTGAAGGAGCAG CTGTCTGAGAATGTTAAGTCAGATCTGCTGATAAAGGACCTCTACGTAGAGAACGCAGAGCTCATGAAGGCTCTACAGATAACTGAGCAGCGTCAGAAAAGTGCAGAGAAAAAGTCATTTCTCTTGGAGGAGAAGGTGACCGCTCTCAACAAACTCCTGCATAAAATTGTTCCTGCCTCTCTTTCTGCTTAG
- the gins1 gene encoding DNA replication complex GINS protein PSF1 — translation MTGSCESVLSDGSMELEWFNQYKKSLATHMRSLGGEEGLDITQDMKPPKSLYIEVRCLKDHGEFEIDDGTVILLKKNSQHFLPDGSVGS, via the exons ATGACCGGCTCCTGCGAATCCGTGCTCTCAGATGGGAGTATGGAA TTGGAGTGGTTTAATCAGTACAAGAAGTCACTGGCCACACATATGAGGTCACTTGGAGGAGAGGAGGGTCTGGACATAACACAAGACATGAAACCCCCTAAGAGCCTGTATATTGAG GTGCGCTGCTTGAAAGATCACGGGGAGTTTGAAATTGATGATGGAACAGTTATTCTCTTAAAGAAGAATAGCCAG CATTTTCTGCCCGATGGAAGTGTGGGCAGCTGA